From Nicotiana tabacum cultivar K326 chromosome 22, ASM71507v2, whole genome shotgun sequence, one genomic window encodes:
- the LOC142175873 gene encoding uncharacterized protein LOC142175873 — translation MGIDDNKAPGCDGYNSFFFKKTWHILGEKVTAVVIKFFENADMCKAINCTTIILIPKVKNPTNIKDFRPISCCTVLYKIISKVLTTRLHDVMVELIDNCQTVFVPGRLITNNIIMSHELVKGYERKNISPRSASSLIANRNKSCIYFGGVSNLLQQQIMDMLGYTKGELPFRYLGVPLSTKRLSAMQCELLIQRMLSKIQSWTTKFLSYAGRTVLVKSVLFAIQILWAQIFILPNKIIQFIETICRRFLWTGAAEPTNKALIAWDKLCASKVAGGLNFTNVEMWNKEATCNLLWNICTRKEKLWVTLIHTYYIKENTVWTTDPKSASWVIQKIFKAKSYFEDAGFTEEDVQKMEKCSVKQIYKAMHGEFPKMTWRKLVCNNQRLPKWIFILRLIIQQRLATKERLARWGIISEQTCSLCQRENETVPHLFFDCEISGDIWQHLLKWQGIQRTKKAWQEELTWLEQFGKGKSGGAAIIKKTDISDLYFNLIEKMWPLALRVCFIKAEKRHEDKAFSVEKPDAALSFLL, via the exons ATGGGCATTGATGACAACAAAGCACCAGGGTGTGATGGCTATAACTCATTCTTCTTTAAAAAGACATGGCACATATTGGGTGAGAAAGTTACTGCAGTAGTTATAAAATTCTTTGAAAATGCTGATATGTGTAAAGCCATCAATTGCACCACCATTATCTTGATACCAAAGGTTAAGAATCCAACAAACATCAAGGACTTCAGGCCAATTTCATGTTGCACAGTGCTTTATAAGATAATATCTAAAGTGCTCACAACGAGACTTCATGATGTGATGGTTGAATTAATTGATAATTGCCAAACAGTCTTTGTACCAGGTAGACTGATTACAAATAATATCATCATGAGCCATGAGCTGGTCAAAGGCTATGAGAGGAAGAACATCTCCCCCAGAT CAGCCTCAAGTCTAATTGCAAATCGGAACAAAAGTTGCATTTACTTTGGTGGTGTGAGCAACTTGCTTCAGCAGCAAATTATGGACATGCTAGGCTACACTAAAGGCGAACTACCTTTCAGATACCTGGGTGTCCCACTGAGCACTAAGAGGTTATCTGCTATGCAATGTGAGCTCCTAATTCAAAGGATGTTAAGCAAGATTCAAAGTTGGACAACAAAATTTCTTTCATATGCAGGAAGAACAGTGTTAGTTAAGAGTGTGCTATTTGCTATACAAATATTATGGGCTCAGATATTCATCTTGCCAAATAAAATTATCCAATTCATAGAAACAATCTGTAGGAGATTCTTATGGACAGGAGCTGCTGAACCAACAAACAAGGCTTTGATTGCCTGGGACAAACTGTGTGCATCAAAGGTAGCAGGGGGCCTAAATTTTACCAATGTGGAGATGTGGAACAAAGAAGCCACATGCAATCTACTATGGAATATTTGCACAAGAAAGGAGAAACTGTGGGTGACATTGATACATACATACTACATAAAAGAGAACACAGTCTGGACTACAGATCCCAAAAGTGCATCATGGGTCATCCAAAAGATATTCAAAGCTAAGAGCTACTTTGAAGATGCTGGATTTACAGAAGAGGATGTACAGAAGATGGAGAAATGCTCTGTTAAACAAATATACAAAGCCATGCATGGAGAATTTCCAAAAATGACATGGAGAAAATTAGTATGCAACAATCAGAGACTGCCCAAGTGGATATTCATACTAAGGCTGATAATACAACAAAGGCTTGCTACAAAAGAAAGATTAGCAAGATGGGGGATCATTTCTGAGCAAACATGCTCACTATGCCAAAGAGAGAATGAAACAGTGCCTCATCTATTCTTTGATTGTGAGATATCAGGAGATATATGGCAGCACCTACTAAAGTGGCAAGGTATACAGAGAACAAAGAAAGCTTGGCAGGAGGAGTTGACATGGCTGGAACAGTTTGGCAAAGGAAAGAGTGGAGGTGCAGCA ATTATCAAGAAGACTGACATCAGTGATTTATACTTTAACCTTATAGAAAAAATGTGGCCTTTGGCTTTAAGGGTATGTTTTATAAAGGCAGAGAAGCGTCATGAAGATAAGGCATTTTCAGTAGAAAAGCCAGATGCTGCATTGT